In the Thermogemmata fonticola genome, GAACACGTTGGATGTGGCTTGCAAGGAGTGGGCGGTTGTGTGCCAGGCCTTGGCAGAAGGACGGCAATCGGTCCTGCTCCGCAAAGGGGGAATCGCGGAAGCCGGTGGCCAATTCCGACCCCAACACGAGGCTTTCCTACTCTATCCGACATACTTTCACGAACAGCGAGCGGGCATCATCCCGGAATGGCATGAACGCTTGGCCGCCGTGGAAGCGGAACGCCCTCCTGCCGGGATCATCCGCCTCACCCACTGGGTCCGGGTCCTCCGTGTCGAATATGTCCAGGACCTTGCCGCTGCCCTGGCCTTGCGCCCCCAGCATATCTGGACCGATGAGGTCGTGCGCCAGCGCTTCCACTATCGCGAGCCGGGATTATTCGTGCTCCATGTGGAAACCTATCCTTTACCCCAAGCGGTGGAACGGCTCGAACGCCCCGAATATGCCGGTTGCAAGAGCTGGGTTCATCTGGATCAGCCTGTGCCCTTGGCCGCCGCACCTCTGGAGCCATCGTCATGAGTGGACCAGCAGCAGGAAGCAATGACCGCCCGGTGGCCGTAGTCACGGGAAGCGGACGCCGGCGGATCGGCTATCACGTCGCCGCACGTTTGGCTCAGGAAGGCTTCGCCTTGCTGCTGCATTATCGCACCGCTGCCCAAGAAGCCACCCAGAATGCCCAGGAATTATCCCAGCAATACAGCGTGCCTGTCCTGACTGCCGCAGCCGACCTTACGGAAGAAAGCCAGGTACAGGAACTGGCCCGAACCACGCTCGAACAGTTCGGGCGCGTCGATG is a window encoding:
- a CDS encoding DUF1802 family protein; translated protein: MNTLDVACKEWAVVCQALAEGRQSVLLRKGGIAEAGGQFRPQHEAFLLYPTYFHEQRAGIIPEWHERLAAVEAERPPAGIIRLTHWVRVLRVEYVQDLAAALALRPQHIWTDEVVRQRFHYREPGLFVLHVETYPLPQAVERLERPEYAGCKSWVHLDQPVPLAAAPLEPSS